In Acidisarcina polymorpha, the DNA window GTAGCGATATCATGCTCTTCTTCCGGCGCCATCAATCCCCAAGCCGCAGTCTGCCTGGCTAGAAGATAGAAGTAGACACACTATAAACAGTTTAGGAGACACCTTGGCACGTATTTTTTATCGCCGCACAACTCTCCTCACCTTTATCTCTCTGTTCTCCATGGGGATATCGCCCATTCCTCTGGCCACTGCGCAGTCCAGTCCTCAGGTCGCGGCGCCTCTGGATCCTGCTTTCCTCCGCGCACAGCATCTTCGCCACGGCATCAACGCCAGCATCTGGTTCGCGCAGGCTTCGGGAAATTACTCGGTCGAGCGGCTACGCACCTTCACCACCGCGGATGATATCGCGCTGATGGCGAAATTAGGTTTCGACCATGTTCGCCTAAGTATCGATGCCGATCCCCTACTCGATTGGCAGAGAGCCAGTAGTGGCGTGACTCCTTTCATGACCGAACTCGATCGTGTCGTCCATACCATCCTCGACAACCATCTTGCGGTCATTATCGATGTTCATCCGGAAAGCAAGTTCAAGGCGCCGCTAAAGCAAGGCACTGGTTCCGTTCAGCAGTTCACTTTCTTGTGGAGGGCGCTCGCCAATCACTTCGCCGGCAGCGATCCCGAGTTTGTCTTCTTCGAGATCATGAATGAACCCGAGCAGGAGGACCCCTATCGCTGGCAAGGTATCGAGAGCGTCGTCGGAGCGGCGATTCGCCAGGTCGCTCCACGCCACACCATCCTGGTAGCCGGCGCACACTGGTCGAGCCTCGAAGACCTGTTGGCGCTCGAACCCATCGCTCTGACCAATGTGATCTACACTTTTCACGACTATGAACCATTTCCCTTTACCCACCAGGGCGCAACCTGGACCAGCCCCGAGGTCCAGCCGCTCCGCGCAATTCCCTACCCCTCGACGCCGGCAGATATCGCGCCCAAGCTTGAGCAGGAACCCGACCTGAGCGGCGAATATTTTCTGAATCAATATGGTCTAGGCCGCTGGGATGCGTCGCGGGTTGAGAGTACCATCGCCTTCGCGGCGCGTTGGGCCGCGCTCCATCACGTGCCGGTTTATTGCGGCGAGTTCGGGGTCTTGCGCTACTACGCTCCGCCAGAGATGCGCGCCCAATGGCTCCATGACATGCGGGTCGCGCTTGAAAGGAACAATATCGGCTGGGCCATGTGGGACTATCAGACGAATTTCGGCATCGTGACCAAGAAGGATGGAGTAACGACGCCCGATGCGGCCATCGTCAAAGCTCTTGGCCTCTCTGCCTCAGGCAGCTAGCGGGGCATCCGATGACCGGATTTTAACAAAGTAGATTTTAACAAAGTAGATTGATGGAGAGGGTCCGGCTTGAGGATCGAAGGGACAATTTCTGGCCGCTCAAGGCGGTCATTCGGATGAGCAGTTTATCGGCAATCTGAGCAGGTTCCTCTTCAAGATAGAATGGAACAAGGAACCAATACCCATGCGACGCGTTTACATGGATGCCAATGCCACCACCCCGCTGGCGCTCGAGGTGTTTGAGGCGATGCGTCCGTACATGGTGGAGAGCTTTGGCAACGCCTCCTCAATTCACTACCATGGACGCCACGCACGCGGCGCTGTCGAACAGGCGCGCGCGTCGGTCGCTGCTTTGCTCCATTGCAGTCCCTCCGAGGTAGTCTTCACCAGCGGTGGCACGGAGGGCGACAATCTGGCACTGTTTGGCCTCGTCCAGCCTGGCGATCATGTCATTACCACCGCGATCGAGCACCACGCCGTGCTCCACGCAGCGGAGCGCCTTCAGCAGCGCGGCGTAGAGGTGACCTTCGTCCGCGTTGGCAGCGATTGCGTCGTCGATCCCGCTGACATACGCCACGCCCTCCAACCCAACACCAGGCTGATCAGTGTGATGATGGCCAACAACGAAACCGGAGCCATCCAGCCAGTTGAGGAGATTGGCTGCATCGCCGCCGAGGCCGATGCATACTTTCACTCCGACGCCGTTCAGGCCGCCGGCAAGCTTACCATCGACGTCGAGAAGATCGGCTGCGACCTGCTCACCATCGCTGGCCATAAGATGTACGGCCCGCAAGGGGCAGGCGCTCTCTTTGTACGCCGCGAGACTCGACTCGAGCCTCTTTTCTTTGGCGGCTCCCACGAACGCCAGCGCCGTGCAGGGACCGAGAATGTGGCAGGCATTGTTGGACTAGGCAAAGCCGCGCAACTGGCGCTCCATGCCATTGACCAGGGAGCTCCCGCGCACATCGCCGCTCTGCGCGATCGACTCGAAACTGGAATCCTGCAAACCATCGAAACGGCCGGCATCAACTCCGGCCACGCTCATCGTGTTCCCAACACTACGAACGTCTGGTTTGATGAGTTCGAGGGAGAATCGCTCGCCATTGCTCTCGACCTCAAAGGACTCGCCGTCTCGGGGGGCAGCGCTTGCTCTTCCGGAGCCAGCGAAGCCTCTCATGTCCTTACCGCCATGGGTCTCCCACCGAAGCGTGCGCAGGCAAGCCTTCGTTTCAGCCTCACCAAGGACACCAGCCAGAACGATGTCGATTTTGCCCTCGACCTGATAGGTTCCGTGTTCAGCCGTCTCCACGAAGTGTCCTCCGTGCCGCTGATGAACCGCGGCTGAGTGGTCGGTCCCATTGCCGACGTTAGACTTTCTGATCGCCCGCTGCTCGGCTGGCTCCTTTTCACCTTGTTAGAATAAGAGCGGGAGCTTAAAAGCTTGCGTCGGATTCTTCCGCGACTCCGATCCAGTACCCGCCGCTCACTGAACTCATGACCCCACCAGTCAACAACACGGTAGCCGTAGCCATGTCGGGCGGAGTCGATTCGTCGACCGTTGCCGCCATGCTCAAGACCGAAGGGTATGAGTTAGTCGGCCTGACGATGCAGCTCTGGAACCAGCGCCGCTTGTTGGGGCGCGAAGGCATGCCCGAACAGGTGCGTGGCCGCTGCTGCTCGATCGACGATGTCTACGACGCCCGCCGAGTCGCCGACGACCTTGGCATTCCGTATTACGTCGTCAACCATCAAGAGCGCTTTGAGCGTGATGTGGTGAAGCCCTTTGTCAAAGAGTACCTTGCCGGGCGCACCCCGATTCCCTGCTCCCTGTGCAACGATCATCTGAAGTTCGACCAGCTGCTGATCACCGCCCGGCAGATCGGCGCCGACCGCATCGCGACTGGCCATTATGCCCGCAACGAATACGATCCTGCCAGAGACCGCTGGATCCTCAAGCGTCCTGCTGACACGAGCAAGGACCAGACCTATTTTCTTTTTGGCTTAACTCAGGATCAACTATCCCGGACTCTCTTTCCGCTTGGCGGCTACACCAAGCCGCGGGTTCGTGAGATCGCGCAGGAACTCGGCATCGCGTCGGCTAATAAGCCCGATTCGCAGGAGATTTGCTTCATTCCCGGCGGGGACTACAAGAAGTTCATCGACGCCTATCTCGATGAGCAGGGCGAAGAAATGCCGAACTCTTGCGGAGAACTGGTTGCGACGACGGGAGAAGTTGTGGGCCATCATGCCGGAATTCACAACTTCACTGTGGGCCAGCGGAAGGGTCTAGGCGTCGAGTCGCCGACCGCCTTATACGTAATCCAGATCGCCGGTAACGAAAAGAATCAGGTTCGAATTGGGATCGAAGAAGAGCTGTATCAGCGAACTCTCCGCGCCCATCGACTGAATTGGATTGCGATTCCCGATCTGCTTGGAGAGATGCGGGTTCAAGTCAAAATCCGCCACCGTCACGAGCCCGCATGGGCCACAATCCGCATGGAGACTGCGGATGTGCTCCTAGCGGAATTTGACGAGCCGGCAAGGGCCATTACCCCTGGGCAGGCCGCAGTTTTCTATGACGGGGATGAAGTCGTCGGCGGCGGATGGATCTGTTGACGGAACCAAAGCCGCAACGCCGTGGCGTATGCAGCTTTCTGCCGAACCATCTTTATCTTCTGGGCGTTTCGCTAGAGGCCGAGGCAGCCGCCCTGACGTTGAGGTTCTCATCAACGGCAACGACGACAGGCTAGTCAACTTCGGCGACGGGCGACGCTTTGCTGCCGGAATACTTGGAAGCAGCATCGGAATACCTCGAAGTCTCCGCAGGCCGTGGATCGCCCGACTTACTCCGTAGCACGTCAAGGCCAGCCTTGAAGCCGGTTAGCAGTCCATTTAATTGTCTTAGTGGAACCGAAATGCCATGCTGAATCGCGGCGCTTGCATGCGTAATCCCGTCCAGAGTACCACTCACCATTTCGTCCACGCGGGCAGTCTGGGCGCGGGTTTTTTCAAGCACGTCGTCTACAGAAACTTTGATCGTTTGTGACTCATTCTTTACGGTCTCGCTAATCACCACCAAGTTGTTGCTGATTGCCTTGATCTTCGGCGCCAGATCTTCAAGCGTGACCTTTGAGGAAGCGATCATAGGCAAAGCATTTTCGGTGACGTGGTTCAGGATGACTTCAAGTTTCACCTGCAGCTTGCGGAAGGCGAGAAAAAGCCCAAGAAGGATTCCAGCCTGCATGAGCACACCGATAGCGGTCGCTGCAGTGAAGAGAAGGTAGACGTACGGCGGAATTTCCGGGCTCATGAAGCCGTTCTCCGTGAGAATCTCGTAATCGTAAGAGCGGACAGTAGGAGTCGGCCCCCGTCTTCCAGAGGCCGGCTGTCTTCAATCGCGTTCTGCCATGGGTCGTAGAGGGTTAAACACCCGCTCCATTAGGGACGGTTGGGTCGGCCGCGGTTGACTTGTAAGCCTGCTTTCCAGCATCCACTGCCGCAGCGACCTTTTCCACGTGCCCCTGAACAAAGTCCCGGCCTTGATATACCGCTTGTTCAACTTGGGCGCGTCCCTGATCCACATATTGGCGGCCCTGCTCCACGTAGTCGCTGACCTGACTCTTGCCTTTGTCCACCAGCGTCGAAACCTGCTCAGCAGTCTCGCGGGAGCGCTGCTTGAGGTATTCTGCGCCCTCACGGGCGGTGCTTGCTACATCCTCGCGAGTTTCGCGTCCCGGCTTGGGAGCATAAAGAACGCCGAGCAGGGCACCTAGCCCGAGCCCGGCTACGAACCAGCTGAATCCGCCACTCTGTTTTTCGTCTGACATTTGAACATCTCCTTGATTTCCGAAGCTTTCCGGCATTCCAACGGAATCTTCCGGCACCGAATCATTACGAGTATATATAGATGCCCCAAAGACTGCTCCCGCTGGCCGGAAACGAGAAATCTATCAATTATCGGGGAGGACCACCGGCAGCCATAGGATTTGCGCCGCTCCCCCGTGTCGCTCCTTTAGTCCTTTGTGGACCCGGGCGGCAGAGGATAATACCCGGTGCGATGGCGCAAGGCATACTCTGAACCGGGCGGCGTGCCGGTCAAGGTTACCGAGATGCTCCGGAAATCCGGAGAATCCGACCGGCGGGAGGGATAATAGCCCAGCAGATACTGAGTTCGCAGATCCTCGGACACCTGCTGAAAGGCCTTGGTCAGCTGGGTGGATTCAGCGTAATAATGCTTGCCACCGGTCTCCTGGGAAAGCGTGATGAGCGCGTGCTCCCCGCCAGTGTCTCGACCGGCATCGGCAGCAATCGGCACGTCGATGATGCTGTAGACCAGGACTTCGGAACGCAACGCCTGCTCAAGCGCGCGAGGGTAATCAACGCCTTTGACGGTATCGTCGCCATCTGAAATCAGTACCAGGACCTTACGCCCCTGATGGCTAGCCAGGCTCTGCGAAGCAAGATAGATGGTGTCGTACAAGGCCGTCGCTGGCCCCCCGCGCAACCGGTCGAGGCCGCTGTCGATCTGATGGAGATTGTTGGTAAACGGCACAACCTCGCGCACATCGGAAGAGAAATCCATCAGGTCGAGTTGGTCGACCGGGCGAATCAGGGCGTGCACGAACTCTCTCGCCGCGTGTTCCTCAATACTCATGTCCTTGTGGACGGTCCCACTGGTGTCGATGGCCAGGACGATCGAGAGAGGCACCGCGGATTCGCGGTCGAAGAGGGCTATCTTCTCAGGATGACCATCCTCGGCCAGGATGAAGTTATCTTTCGTCAACCCTGCCACCGGCGCCCCTTTGGAGTCCGTAACATTCACGAAGACATTCACCAAGTGGACATCGACTCGGATTGCCGGGGCAGAAATGGACGCTGTTTTCTGTTGCGCCTGACTATTCCCCAACGAGGTGACCACGGGACCGACGCCTATTCCTTGTGAGGAATCCTGCGCTATCGCCCGAAACGAAACCAAGGCGAGTGAAAACAATAAAACTGGAACAATCCCGATTTGCATTCAATACCCACTGCTTAGACTCCGCCGGAAAAGGATGCGTTTCAGCGGGAATGACCCCAAACGGCCCATCGTCACATCGTAGACGCGCGGCGACCTTCTTTGCTTGAGCTGCAATCGCTTCGTGCTACCATCGGCTTCGATCATGAACATATCCAGCCGCAAAACCCTCGCGCTCTTTTCGCCTCTGCTGCTTGCCGGGATATTGGTTCCCCGACTTTCCTCGCAGGCGACTAGCTCTTCTTCGACAACCGCTGCTCCAGCCAAGACTACCCATAAGCCCACGGCCGCAAGCGCCGCGACCGCAAACGCCACGACCGCCATGAAGCTGCCACCAAATATCCCGCCGGTGCGCGGGATCCCCAAGACGCTCATTGCTCTCAAGTACATCGATATATTGCCCGGGAATGGCGAATTGGCGAAGCCGGGATGGAAATACAGCGTCCACTACACCGGATGGCTGCATGACGGGACCAAGTTCGACTCCTCCGTCGATCGTGGTGCGCCGATCGACTTCATCCAGGGACAACATCGGGTCATCCCGGGGTGGGATGATGGCTTCGAGGGCATGCATGTCGGCGGCAAGCGCAGGCTTTTCATTCCCTATCAGCTCGCCTATGGCGATTCCGGGCGGGGCCCGATTCCAGCGAAGGCCGATCTGATCTTCGACATCGAGCTCGTGGCTCAGTCCGATCCTAATGCGCCTCCGCCGCCGGCTACCCCTCCCCCAACGACGCCAAGTGCACAACCGAGCTCGACAACACCGCCGGCATCAACCGCCCCGAAAGCTGCTTCCCCGCAGTAGCCCCGGCTTGGCAGCGCCTTCATTATCGACTTAGCAGGGGGTATCGCTACCCCTCTGGGGGCTTTCGCCGCCAGCGGGGTAGCTTGGAAAAGCTACTCTTGCCCGGGCGCTCCGCTCGGCATACTCTCGTGGTGAATCCTCTGCTGCCGGAAGCGTATGAAGCGCCACATACTGACTTATGGTGTCATCGGCGGAATTCTGATTACCGTGCTGCAGTGGACTGAGTATCGGTTCCTGGTAGTCGAGCATTCGCTCGAGATCTACGGCGGGCCTGATCGCGGTAACCTTTGCCGTCCTCGGTATCTGGCTGGGCCTCAAGCTGACCGGAAGTCGGCAAAAAATTGTTGTCAAGGAAGTTCAAGTTCCCGTTCCCGTTGCCGCTCCCTTCGTCCCTGACGAGAAGCGGCGGGAAAACCTCGGCATCACCCGACGCGAGTTCCAAATCCTCGAATTGATTGCGCAAGGCATGAGTAACCGCGAGATTGCGGAGAAACTCTTTGTCAGCGAAAACACGATCAAAACTCATTCCAGCCGAGTCTTCCACAAGCTAGGCGCCAGGCGCCGAACTGAGGCCGTCCAGTTCGGCAAAGAACTCGGCTTGCTCCCGTGAATGAACCGCTCATAGTGATGATTTTCTTGCTGCGCGGCCAAAATCACTCGAAAGGATGACGACAGAACGACCGCCCTCCCAGCTATGCTGCGTCAGGATTTCAAGCCTTCACACTGGAGTTACGCATGAGAAAAACAATATTGACCTTCGGACTGATCTCCGGCGCCATTTCCTCGCTCCTGATGGCACTCACCGTGCCTTTTGAACACCAGATCGGCTTTGACAATGGCTTAGTCGTCGGCTACACCATCATCGTCCTCTCATTCCTACTCGTGTACT includes these proteins:
- a CDS encoding glycoside hydrolase family 5 protein — its product is MARIFYRRTTLLTFISLFSMGISPIPLATAQSSPQVAAPLDPAFLRAQHLRHGINASIWFAQASGNYSVERLRTFTTADDIALMAKLGFDHVRLSIDADPLLDWQRASSGVTPFMTELDRVVHTILDNHLAVIIDVHPESKFKAPLKQGTGSVQQFTFLWRALANHFAGSDPEFVFFEIMNEPEQEDPYRWQGIESVVGAAIRQVAPRHTILVAGAHWSSLEDLLALEPIALTNVIYTFHDYEPFPFTHQGATWTSPEVQPLRAIPYPSTPADIAPKLEQEPDLSGEYFLNQYGLGRWDASRVESTIAFAARWAALHHVPVYCGEFGVLRYYAPPEMRAQWLHDMRVALERNNIGWAMWDYQTNFGIVTKKDGVTTPDAAIVKALGLSASGS
- a CDS encoding cysteine desulfurase family protein — translated: MRRVYMDANATTPLALEVFEAMRPYMVESFGNASSIHYHGRHARGAVEQARASVAALLHCSPSEVVFTSGGTEGDNLALFGLVQPGDHVITTAIEHHAVLHAAERLQQRGVEVTFVRVGSDCVVDPADIRHALQPNTRLISVMMANNETGAIQPVEEIGCIAAEADAYFHSDAVQAAGKLTIDVEKIGCDLLTIAGHKMYGPQGAGALFVRRETRLEPLFFGGSHERQRRAGTENVAGIVGLGKAAQLALHAIDQGAPAHIAALRDRLETGILQTIETAGINSGHAHRVPNTTNVWFDEFEGESLAIALDLKGLAVSGGSACSSGASEASHVLTAMGLPPKRAQASLRFSLTKDTSQNDVDFALDLIGSVFSRLHEVSSVPLMNRG
- the mnmA gene encoding tRNA 2-thiouridine(34) synthase MnmA; translated protein: MTPPVNNTVAVAMSGGVDSSTVAAMLKTEGYELVGLTMQLWNQRRLLGREGMPEQVRGRCCSIDDVYDARRVADDLGIPYYVVNHQERFERDVVKPFVKEYLAGRTPIPCSLCNDHLKFDQLLITARQIGADRIATGHYARNEYDPARDRWILKRPADTSKDQTYFLFGLTQDQLSRTLFPLGGYTKPRVREIAQELGIASANKPDSQEICFIPGGDYKKFIDAYLDEQGEEMPNSCGELVATTGEVVGHHAGIHNFTVGQRKGLGVESPTALYVIQIAGNEKNQVRIGIEEELYQRTLRAHRLNWIAIPDLLGEMRVQVKIRHRHEPAWATIRMETADVLLAEFDEPARAITPGQAAVFYDGDEVVGGGWIC
- a CDS encoding YtxH domain-containing protein, encoding MSDEKQSGGFSWFVAGLGLGALLGVLYAPKPGRETREDVASTAREGAEYLKQRSRETAEQVSTLVDKGKSQVSDYVEQGRQYVDQGRAQVEQAVYQGRDFVQGHVEKVAAAVDAGKQAYKSTAADPTVPNGAGV
- a CDS encoding VWA domain-containing protein codes for the protein MQIGIVPVLLFSLALVSFRAIAQDSSQGIGVGPVVTSLGNSQAQQKTASISAPAIRVDVHLVNVFVNVTDSKGAPVAGLTKDNFILAEDGHPEKIALFDRESAVPLSIVLAIDTSGTVHKDMSIEEHAAREFVHALIRPVDQLDLMDFSSDVREVVPFTNNLHQIDSGLDRLRGGPATALYDTIYLASQSLASHQGRKVLVLISDGDDTVKGVDYPRALEQALRSEVLVYSIIDVPIAADAGRDTGGEHALITLSQETGGKHYYAESTQLTKAFQQVSEDLRTQYLLGYYPSRRSDSPDFRSISVTLTGTPPGSEYALRHRTGYYPLPPGSTKD
- a CDS encoding FKBP-type peptidyl-prolyl cis-trans isomerase encodes the protein MNISSRKTLALFSPLLLAGILVPRLSSQATSSSSTTAAPAKTTHKPTAASAATANATTAMKLPPNIPPVRGIPKTLIALKYIDILPGNGELAKPGWKYSVHYTGWLHDGTKFDSSVDRGAPIDFIQGQHRVIPGWDDGFEGMHVGGKRRLFIPYQLAYGDSGRGPIPAKADLIFDIELVAQSDPNAPPPPATPPPTTPSAQPSSTTPPASTAPKAASPQ
- a CDS encoding response regulator transcription factor translates to MSNREIAEKLFVSENTIKTHSSRVFHKLGARRRTEAVQFGKELGLLP